A stretch of the Deltaproteobacteria bacterium genome encodes the following:
- a CDS encoding ABC transporter substrate-binding protein: protein MSHKEKRDRKSGITRRDFVKGMGGLAGAAIAGSRLVPSAWAKESKKLVFVNFGGEAVPAMRAAWVDPFEKETGVKVTIQSPTNYAKLKGMVESGNVIWDVVDTDVDFAIRGGRQHILEPIDYSVVDENNVDFTLEYGVPPYYYSYVMAWRADMFKGVQPQTWADFWDVKKFPGKRGLWRWMYGVLEAALLADGVPFDKVYPIDEKRALRKIKELKPHVVSFWESGADPIQLLREGEATMCAVWNTRALVLKRQTKGKAQYTYNQAILQASVLVVPRGAPNKENAMRFINGILKPERQAKLFELLGNGPVNPAALKYVPEELRIENPSDPRNKEVQLPLGVDWYANNYERVLNDYLDVIS from the coding sequence ATGAGTCATAAGGAGAAAAGGGACCGTAAGAGCGGAATTACACGGCGGGATTTTGTCAAAGGGATGGGGGGGCTGGCAGGTGCCGCTATTGCTGGCAGCAGGCTGGTCCCCTCTGCCTGGGCCAAAGAGAGCAAGAAGCTCGTATTTGTCAACTTCGGGGGTGAGGCGGTTCCGGCCATGCGTGCGGCCTGGGTCGACCCGTTCGAGAAAGAGACCGGCGTAAAGGTAACCATCCAGAGTCCCACCAACTACGCCAAGCTCAAGGGCATGGTTGAGAGTGGCAACGTGATATGGGATGTGGTGGACACGGACGTGGATTTTGCAATCCGTGGAGGGAGGCAGCACATCCTGGAACCCATAGACTACTCTGTTGTTGACGAGAACAACGTCGACTTCACCCTGGAATACGGGGTGCCTCCGTACTATTACAGCTATGTCATGGCCTGGCGGGCAGACATGTTCAAGGGTGTCCAACCGCAAACCTGGGCTGATTTTTGGGATGTAAAGAAGTTTCCCGGCAAAAGGGGCCTGTGGCGCTGGATGTACGGTGTCCTTGAGGCGGCTTTGTTGGCCGATGGCGTCCCCTTTGACAAGGTCTATCCCATTGACGAGAAACGCGCCCTCAGGAAGATCAAGGAACTCAAACCCCATGTCGTGAGCTTTTGGGAGTCAGGGGCAGACCCGATACAGTTGCTGCGCGAGGGGGAGGCGACAATGTGTGCCGTCTGGAACACGCGGGCTCTCGTCCTGAAGCGTCAAACAAAGGGAAAGGCCCAGTACACGTACAACCAGGCTATTCTCCAGGCGTCTGTCCTTGTCGTACCCAGGGGAGCCCCTAACAAGGAGAATGCCATGCGCTTCATCAACGGCATTCTGAAGCCGGAGCGCCAGGCAAAGCTGTTTGAACTCCTGGGCAACGGTCCGGTCAACCCGGCTGCCCTAAAATATGTTCCAGAGGAATTGAGAATCGAGAACCCTTCGGATCCGAGAAACAAGGAAGTCCAGCTTCCTCTCGGGGTTGATTGGTATGCAAACAACTATGAGCGGGTACTCAACGATTACCTCGATGTGATTTCTTGA
- a CDS encoding ABC transporter permease has translation MRSRANIMMVMPAFFLLTVLYLYPMFQIGWISLTDPSPGLQNYQKIFTSSTYGKIFYQTFSMCVVVTLICLVLGYLIAYTVDHVESRRTVALMLFFILVPFWTSILIRAYSWIVILRQDGIINHFLMRLGLTSEPAVLVRNRFGVIVGMVHVMLPFMILPILSVMKGIDKQLILAARSLGASPFTIFWRIYVPLSMPGVYAGVILVFVLSLGFYITPVLLGGGKFVMLSEYIALQIQLVLKWGMGSALAILLLVMVLGLLFIFGRFIDIRKLVSGYS, from the coding sequence ATGAGATCTCGTGCGAACATCATGATGGTGATGCCAGCTTTTTTCTTGCTTACGGTTCTGTACCTGTATCCCATGTTCCAAATCGGCTGGATCAGTCTTACAGACCCGAGTCCGGGTTTGCAGAACTATCAGAAGATATTCACCTCTTCTACATACGGAAAGATCTTCTATCAAACCTTTTCGATGTGTGTAGTCGTTACCCTGATTTGTTTGGTATTGGGGTATCTGATAGCCTACACCGTGGATCATGTCGAAAGCCGCCGTACCGTAGCACTCATGCTCTTCTTTATTCTGGTGCCCTTTTGGACAAGTATCTTGATCAGAGCCTATAGCTGGATCGTGATTCTCAGGCAGGACGGAATTATCAACCATTTTCTCATGAGACTGGGCTTGACCAGTGAACCTGCCGTCTTGGTTCGAAACCGGTTTGGCGTGATAGTCGGTATGGTCCATGTCATGCTGCCTTTCATGATCCTGCCGATCTTGTCTGTGATGAAAGGTATCGACAAACAGCTGATTCTGGCAGCAAGGAGTCTTGGGGCCAGCCCCTTTACCATTTTTTGGAGGATCTATGTTCCCCTCAGCATGCCGGGAGTATACGCTGGCGTGATTCTCGTTTTTGTCCTGTCACTGGGATTCTACATAACCCCTGTTCTGCTCGGTGGGGGGAAGTTCGTGATGCTGTCAGAATACATTGCGCTTCAGATCCAACTCGTGCTCAAATGGGGCATGGGGTCAGCCCTGGCGATTCTGCTGCTCGTAATGGTACTGGGGCTGTTATTCATTTTCGGGAGATTCATAGACATTCGGAAACTCGTGAGCGGTTACAGCTGA
- a CDS encoding ABC transporter permease, whose amino-acid sequence MSFTSSDYLSFPPPGFSLRWYEHFIRTPKWYSSGFQSIVIAVTSAILASILGTLASLGMWRANWRRGQMFQNLLLLPLIVPPIISAVLFFRLWSKWHIVDTLFGLVLAHTILGLPFVVITVNASLANFDIKLEQAARSLGAGHWYVLRRVTVPCILPGILSGALFAFVTSWDESIVALFLCGIRTSTLPKTMWDGIKYDFDPTVSVIATMLFAVTSLVLAVFLVKRRS is encoded by the coding sequence TTGTCTTTTACTTCGTCGGACTACCTGTCGTTTCCTCCTCCCGGCTTTTCCCTTCGGTGGTACGAGCACTTCATAAGGACTCCGAAGTGGTACTCCTCCGGTTTTCAAAGCATTGTCATAGCCGTTACTTCGGCAATCCTGGCGTCGATTCTTGGCACCCTGGCCTCCTTGGGAATGTGGCGGGCAAACTGGAGGCGTGGGCAGATGTTCCAAAATCTCTTGCTGCTTCCGCTTATTGTCCCGCCCATCATCAGCGCCGTCCTCTTCTTCCGGCTCTGGTCCAAGTGGCATATTGTGGACACTCTTTTTGGCCTGGTTCTGGCCCACACGATCCTGGGCCTTCCCTTCGTGGTGATCACCGTCAATGCCAGCCTGGCCAACTTCGATATCAAGCTGGAACAGGCGGCACGCAGCTTGGGAGCCGGCCACTGGTATGTTCTCAGAAGGGTTACCGTACCCTGCATTCTGCCGGGAATCCTCTCCGGTGCTTTGTTTGCCTTTGTCACGTCTTGGGACGAATCGATAGTCGCACTCTTCCTCTGTGGAATAAGAACCTCGACCCTTCCCAAGACGATGTGGGATGGAATCAAGTATGACTTTGACCCGACAGTATCTGTCATTGCGACCATGCTTTTCGCTGTTACCTCGCTGGTCTTGGCGGTTTTCCTTGTGAAGCGAAGGTCATAG